In a single window of the Candidatus Lokiarchaeota archaeon genome:
- the eno gene encoding phosphopyruvate hydratase (catalyzes the formation of phosphoenolpyruvate from 2-phospho-D-glycerate in glycolysis) — protein sequence MDDIERVHAIEVLDSRGNPTIMTKVTFADGSTGVAKVPSGASTGAREALELRDGGDRYLGKGVTKAVENVNTVLADAVKSADPLSFEGIDAAMLRADGTEDKSNLGANAILSVSMAAAVALAKDEGMELFEFLRKRVLSREDDYLQPVPMSNVINGGEHAGNDLAIQE from the coding sequence ATGGATGATATTGAACGGGTACATGCCATCGAAGTACTGGATTCACGCGGAAATCCCACCATCATGACAAAGGTCACTTTTGCAGACGGGAGTACAGGTGTTGCCAAAGTGCCTAGTGGAGCTTCCACAGGAGCTAGAGAAGCCCTTGAACTTCGGGACGGCGGAGACCGCTATCTCGGGAAGGGCGTTACAAAAGCGGTAGAAAATGTCAATACGGTTCTTGCAGACGCAGTAAAATCAGCAGACCCCCTTTCCTTTGAGGGAATCGATGCAGCAATGCTGCGAGCTGATGGAACAGAGGACAAAAGCAATCTTGGAGCTAACGCTATTCTTTCCGTTTCCATGGCAGCAGCAGTCGCACTTGCAAAAGATGAGGGCATGGAACTGTTCGAATTCTTGAGAAAACGGGTTCTAAGTCGAGAGGATGACTATTTGCAGCCTGTGCCCATGTCCAATGTTATCAACGGTGGAGAACATGCAGGGAATGATTTGGCTATACAGGAG